The Variovorax sp. S12S4 genome includes the window CGTGCGCAAGGGCCATCTGGTGGCGGTGACGCGCGACGACCTGGTGGGCCAGTTCATCGGCCACACGGCGCCCAAGACCAAGGAAGTGATCAAGAAGGCCATGGGCGGCGTGCTGTTCATCGACGAGGCCTACTACCTGTACCGGCCCGAGAACGAGCGCGACTACGGGCAGGAGTCGATCGAGATTCTGCTGCAGGTGATGGAGAACCAGCGCGACGACCTGGTGGTGATTCTTGCGGGCTACAAGGACCGCATGGAGACCTTCTTCAGCAGCAACCCGGGCATGGCTTCGCGCATTGCGCACCACATCGATTTTCCGGACTACAGCGAAGCCGAGCTCATGCAGATTGCGCAGCTCATGCTGGGGCGGCTGAACTACAGCTTTGATGACGGCGCGGCCTCCACCTTTGGGCGCTACGTGAGCCTCAGGCGCAGCCAGCCGCACTTTGCCAATGCGCGATCGATCCGCAATGCGCTCGACCGC containing:
- the cbbX gene encoding CbbX protein → MDATETPVTPAVATAPKQLFESSGVKALLDQLDAELIGLAPVKGRIRDIAALLLIDKLRQEQGLQSQPPSLHMSFTGNPGTGKTTVAMRMAEVLKQLGYVRKGHLVAVTRDDLVGQFIGHTAPKTKEVIKKAMGGVLFIDEAYYLYRPENERDYGQESIEILLQVMENQRDDLVVILAGYKDRMETFFSSNPGMASRIAHHIDFPDYSEAELMQIAQLMLGRLNYSFDDGAASTFGRYVSLRRSQPHFANARSIRNALDRIRLRHATRLFGSEQALTREQLCTLQAQDILASRVFNPPASSTPAEGASK